CCTGGTAGATCACCGCGATCCCGGCGGCCTTGGCGTCGGCCGGGGACGAGAACTCGACGGGCTGCCCATCGACCAGCAGCGAACCGGTGTCGGGGCGGTGGACCCCGGCGAGCATCTTGACGATGGTCGACTTGCCCGCGCCGTTCTCCCCCACGAGCGCGTGCGCCTCGCCGGCGTGGAGCGGGAAGGACACCCCCTGCACGGCGGCCACCGCGCCGAACGACTTCGTGACGCCGCGGACCTCCAGCAAGGGCACGGCGCCCGGGTCCTGTCGCACCATCGCGACCTCCGAAATGAAAGGTTTCACAAACCTGGCGCGCTGACGCTACTATGCGCTTCATCACGAAGTCAACGACAAGTTTTTTGTGCAGTTCAGCTGCGGTTCTACCGTCGCGATCCGATAACATCGACGCTTGTTAGACGTTTCAAGGGGAGGCTCACGTGACGCGCACCAGCACGGGCGGGACCGCGGTTCCCGAGCCCCGCGCCGCGGGGATCAAGGACGTCGCGGCGGCGGCCGGCGTGTCACTGGGGACCGTGTCGAACGTCCTCAACCGGCCGGACCGGGTCAGCCCGCGCACCCGCGCGAAGGTCGAAGCGGCGATGGCCGAACTGAAGTTCGTGCGCAACGAGACCGCCCGGCAATTGCGTGCCGGGCGCAGCCGGATCCTGGCCTACGTGATGCTCGACGGCAGCAACCCGTTCTTCGCCGACGTGGCCGCAGGGGTGGAGGACGCGGCCGACGAGGCGGACCTGTCGTTGTTCCTGTGCAACAGCGCCAACCGCGCCGAGCGCGAGCGTGACTACCTCAGCCGCCTGGAACAGCAGCGGGTGCAGGGGATCCTGATCACCCCGGTCGATCCGGACTCACCGGTGCTGGCGGAGACCGCGGCGCACGGCATCCCGGTGGTGATCGTGGACCGCACCGGACAGTCCGGCGACCACTGCTCGGTCGCGGTGGACGACGTGCTGGGCGGGCACCTCGCGGTGCAGCACCTGCTGGAGCTCGGGCACGAGCGGGTGGCGTTCATCGGCGGCCCGGACACCCTCGGCCAGGTGCGCGACCGGCGCGAGGGCGCGGTGCGGGCGTTGCAGGAGGCCGGGCGGGGGCCGGAGAACCTGGTCGACCTGACGACGTCCGCGCTGACCGTCGCGGAGGGACGGACCGCTGGGCAGCGGCTGGCCGGGCTGCCGGCCTCGACACGGCCGACCGCCGCGTTCTGCGCCAACGACCTGCTGGCGCTCGGCCTGCTGCAGACGTGCGTGAGCCTGCGGCTGCAGGTGCCCGGCGACCTCGCGATCGTCGGTTACGACGACATCGACTTCGCGGCGGCCGCCGCCGTGCCGCTGACCTCGGTGCGGCAGCCGCGGCGGCAACTGGGCCGCACGGCCGCGGAACTGCTCCTGCAGGAGACGGCGGATCCGCGGCACCGGCACCAGCAGGTG
The sequence above is a segment of the Amycolatopsis viridis genome. Coding sequences within it:
- a CDS encoding LacI family DNA-binding transcriptional regulator, which translates into the protein MKDVAAAAGVSLGTVSNVLNRPDRVSPRTRAKVEAAMAELKFVRNETARQLRAGRSRILAYVMLDGSNPFFADVAAGVEDAADEADLSLFLCNSANRAERERDYLSRLEQQRVQGILITPVDPDSPVLAETAAHGIPVVIVDRTGQSGDHCSVAVDDVLGGHLAVQHLLELGHERVAFIGGPDTLGQVRDRREGAVRALQEAGRGPENLVDLTTSALTVAEGRTAGQRLAGLPASTRPTAAFCANDLLALGLLQTCVSLRLQVPGDLAIVGYDDIDFAAAAAVPLTSVRQPRRQLGRTAAELLLQETADPRHRHQQVVFTPELVVRASTRYGA